A DNA window from Hordeum vulgare subsp. vulgare chromosome 1H, MorexV3_pseudomolecules_assembly, whole genome shotgun sequence contains the following coding sequences:
- the LOC123447468 gene encoding thioredoxin-like protein YLS8 — MSYLLPHLHSGWAVDQAILAEEERLVMIRFGHDWDETCMQMDEVLSGVAETIKNFAVIYLVDITEVPDFNTMYELYDPSTVMFFFRNKHIMIDLGTGNNNKINWAMKDKQEFVDIVETVYRGARKGRGLVIAPKDYSTKYRY, encoded by the exons ATGTCTTACCTGCTCCCGCACCTTCACTCGGGCTGGGCGGTGGACCAGGCCATCCTCGCCGAGGAGGAGCGGCTGGTCATGATCCGGTTCGGCCACGACTGGGACGAGACGTGCATGCAG ATGGACGAGGTGCTGTCAGGGGTGGCTGAGACGATAAAGAACTTTGCGGTGATCTACCTTGTCGACATCACCGAGGTCCCCGACTTCAACACCATGTACGAGCTGTACGACCCGTCGACGGTCATGTTCTTCTTCCGCAACAAGCACATCATGATTGATCTCGGGACAggaaacaacaacaagatcaactgGGCAATGAAAGACAAGCAAGAGTTTGTTGACATCGTGGAGACTGTCTACAGGGGAGCTCGTAAGGGCCGTGGTCTGGTGATTGCTCCCAAGGATTACTCCACCAAATACCGTTACTGA
- the LOC123401311 gene encoding thioredoxin-like protein YLS8, with the protein MDRDDIPDGASFHFAETMDEVLSGVADTIKNFAVIYLVDTTEVSDFNTMYELYDPSKVMFFFRNKHINKGRGLVIVPKDYSTKYRY; encoded by the exons ATGGATAGAGATGACATACCTGATGGTGCAAGTTTCCATTTTGCTGAGACA ATGGATGAGGTGCTGTCAGGGGTGGCTGATACCATAAAGAACTTTGCGGTGATCTACCTTGTTGACACCACGGAGGTTTCCGACTTCAACACCATGTACGAGCTGTACGACCCGTCGAAGGTGATGTTCTTCTTCCGCAACAAGCACATCAATAAGGGGCGTGGTCTGGTGATTGTTCCCAAGGATTACTCCACCAAATACCGTTACTGA